Genomic window (Sphingomonas sp. HF-S4):
CAACGCCTCCGCTGCACGCGAACTCTCCGCAGTGCGCGGCTTCCTCAAATTCGCCGCGGGCGACGCCGCCGAACTTCCTCGCCTGCGCGGCCCGCGGGTCAAGAAGGGAATCCCCCGCCCGATCGCGCCGCACGAGGCCGTTGCGCTCGCCGAGACGGTGGCCGAGGAGGCGCGCGAGCCGTGGATCGGCGCGCGTGACTGGGCGGTGCTCCTCCTCCTTTACGGTGCCGGGCTGCGGATCGGCGAGGCGGTCGGGCTCACCGGCGCCGTCCTGCCGCTCGGGCCTACGATGCGCGTCACCGGCAAGCGCGCCAAGACGCGCACCGTGCCGCTGCTGCCGCAGGTGCGCGAGGCGATAGAGGCGTACGCCCAGCTCTGCCCCTATGGCATAGCGCGCGACGCGCCGCTCTTCCGCGGGGCCAAGGGCGGGCCGCTGCCCCCGGGCGCGATCCGCAAGGCCGTGCGCGCGGCGCGTACAGTGCTCGGCTTGTCGGAACGGACCACCCCGCACGCGCTGC
Coding sequences:
- a CDS encoding tyrosine recombinase XerC, which gives rise to MTEPALPLLYGQHLARDRRRSVHTVRAYEATAVRLIAFLQSHWGGEVTRDALAKIATADLRAFLAHRRGDGLSNASAARELSAVRGFLKFAAGDAAELPRLRGPRVKKGIPRPIAPHEAVALAETVAEEAREPWIGARDWAVLLLLYGAGLRIGEAVGLTGAVLPLGPTMRVTGKRAKTRTVPLLPQVREAIEAYAQLCPYGIARDAPLFRGAKGGPLPPGAIRKAVRAARTVLGLSERTTPHALRHSFATHLLGRGADLRALQELLGHASLSSTQVYTAVDAAHLLDVYRSAHPRA